From Pogoniulus pusillus isolate bPogPus1 chromosome 16, bPogPus1.pri, whole genome shotgun sequence, a single genomic window includes:
- the LOC135182250 gene encoding uncharacterized protein LOC135182250 isoform X2 translates to MLLYVTLPELPAVVVFKDGASFVSDECEDGDLSSWINRARFQGYLHVDGFTLHELGDRESRSQPPATHPLLTPTPETQSSTWHRRSLVLQSQLQALEYFASASSMGLDTNSRVDLTCD, encoded by the exons ATGCTACTG TATGTGACCTTGCCTGAGTTGCCTGCTGTTGTGGTCTTCAAAGATGGAGCTTCCTTTGTTTCTGATG AGTGTGAAGATGGTGATTTGTCATCCTGGATAAACAGAGCAAGATTTCAAGGGTATCTTCATGTGGATGGCTTTACACTTCATGAACTTGGAGACagag aaagcaggagtcagccacctgccacccatcccctcctgaccccaaccccagaaacccaaagcagcacttggcacaggaGGTCTCTCGTGTTGCAGTCTCAACTTCAAGCCCTGGaatactttgcttcagccagcagcatggggttgGATACCAACAGCAGAGTCGACTTAACCTGTGACTAA
- the LOC135182250 gene encoding protein disulfide-isomerase TMX3-like isoform X3 codes for MLLYVTLPELPAVVVFKDGASFVSDECEDGDLSSWINRARFQGYLHVDGFTLHELGDRGKLVAIAVIDDKNSSVEHTRNRTECW; via the exons ATGCTACTG TATGTGACCTTGCCTGAGTTGCCTGCTGTTGTGGTCTTCAAAGATGGAGCTTCCTTTGTTTCTGATG AGTGTGAAGATGGTGATTTGTCATCCTGGATAAACAGAGCAAGATTTCAAGGGTATCTTCATGTGGATGGCTTTACACTTCATGAACTTGGAGACagag GAAAACTTGTGGCTATTGCAGTCATTGATGATAAAAACTCTTCAGTGGAACATACCAGGAACAGAACTGAGTGTTGGTGA